Within Deferribacterota bacterium, the genomic segment ATTGCTCTCATAGCTAGTTGTTTAGCAGTATCTAAAACTGTCATATTTGCCTCATAACTACGTGAAGACTCTAGCATATTCACTATCTCTTCTATAGGATTTATATTAGGATATCTAACATAGCCTTCTTCGTTAGCATCTGGATGGCTAGGATCATATACCATCCTAGGAGGTTTTTCATCTAATTCAATCCTGTCAACCTTTACTCCACCCTTATGCTCACCATCTAATATTGTTTTAAATACAACGTCTCTCTTTCTATAGGGCATATCTCCATAAGCCCTAGTTGTATTGGCGTTAGCCAAATTTGCAGATACAACCTGCATCCTTATTCTTTGTGCAGACATCCCAGTTGCTGATATATCTAAAATATCAAAGTAGCTCATTATCTCCCCCTTATTGCTTCTTTTAATTTAGCAAAACTATTTGAGGTAATTTGTCCCATCATGGAATAGTTTATTCCATTTTTTGCTAACTCGCTCATCTCGTAATCTAAATTAACATCATTAAAATCATTTCTAGGAGACATATTGTTTTGATATCTTACAAAAGAAGATGGTGACAATATCTTTTGGCCAGGCTGAATATGTTGCTCATCAGTTACTATAAGAGGAATTTTTTTCTCATCGGGAAAATATTCTTCCATCACCTCTTTAAATTTAATCTTTTTTGCCTTATAGAATGGTGTGTCAGCGTTTGCAATATTCTTAGCAATTACATCATTTTTAACAGAGGATACATTTAAACCGTAATTAAGATCATTAATCCTTATCTTATCAAACATATTTACCATTTCTACCCTCTTATAAACATATTCTTACTTATATATCTAGCAAAATGTATGCCTATTTTTCAATATAGCGATCTACA encodes:
- the flgC gene encoding flagellar basal body rod protein FlgC is translated as MSYFDILDISATGMSAQRIRMQVVSANLANANTTRAYGDMPYRKRDVVFKTILDGEHKGGVKVDRIELDEKPPRMVYDPSHPDANEEGYVRYPNINPIEEIVNMLESSRSYEANMTVLDTAKQLAMRAIDIGRS
- the flgB gene encoding flagellar basal body rod protein FlgB → MVNMFDKIRINDLNYGLNVSSVKNDVIAKNIANADTPFYKAKKIKFKEVMEEYFPDEKKIPLIVTDEQHIQPGQKILSPSSFVRYQNNMSPRNDFNDVNLDYEMSELAKNGINYSMMGQITSNSFAKLKEAIRGR